In Lolium rigidum isolate FL_2022 chromosome 7, APGP_CSIRO_Lrig_0.1, whole genome shotgun sequence, the DNA window TTAGAGCAATAATGTACTATACCTGTATTGGTACAACACATGCGATCCAGCAAGGCTGTCTTAGTTAGATCGTCAGGTCCGGTGGATACGTCGATTCCACATTCCGTTCAAACTTGTACAACGGCTGGTTGGATCGACTGTCCAAATCGGCCTGGTCGAGGTCCAACTGCTGCGAACAACGACCTTCTTTCGACGTGGCCGCAACCATCGATCCTTGGCACAATCGCAGTATCTCACCATCGATCTCCCTTTTACCTTTGCATTTgattgctactccctccgttctcatttaattgactcaaatttagtacaaagttgtactaaatctgagtcaattaaaaaaaaacggagggagtagaaatcATTACACGCACTAGCTGAGATCACGAGCTCCTTGTTGGTCACGAGCAGCAGTAAACTAGTAACTGATGCACGAGCTCTCTGCTGCCCTCAAGTGTTAAACTACACAGAAGCCGAGCTAACCATGGTGGCCGCCTCATCTGTTGGAATTAATttacctcgaaataggctttcgccccgctatattaatatagcaaccacacgatacaagcatgctggggccgcagcacaaccaggCCCAAAAGAAAcggaagagaaagagaaaagaaaacaaaagccgACACCGGTAACTCGACAAGAACGATGATGACCCCGCAACCGCTGCGTCCTCCGGAGAATGCCCACCACACTCCTAGCACCTCGAACCGCCGCATACCAAAAcagcaccttcaacaaggagagcgacgacgacgccgccgccgtccggaGAACTCCCGGGGTTTCCCCGGCACACGGAAGGAAATGGAAAGGGGGTACAACCGACGCCCTCCAAGAAGGCAAGGCGGCACCCTCGGCGCCACCGCGTCGAGTCGGATGAGCCGACATGGATTTCTCCCAACCCCAAATCCACCATCCCGGACGATTCGAAGAGCTCCCCCAACCTACCGCCCACCAACACACGCCCCCACCGGTCTTGAAGTCCTCATCGCCGTCTCGCCGTGGACACCGGCGCAAGGcctagaggaagaagagggagacaAGCAGGCCCGGGTAGCACACCACTACCGGCGGGAGGGAACAACCTCCACCGGACGACCACCACCTACGGCCTTCACGGCACCGACCGACCAGCGGCAAGGACAAACCGAGCCCCTCCCGGCCCGGCCGAGCCCAACCAGGCCCGTGAAGTCCTCGCCGCCAAGTTGCGGCAGGCCGGCCATGGCGTCGCCACCACCCCCGCCACCGCCGACGCGCCTCTTCCGCCACCGGGGAACCGCTAGGTCGGACCAGGGGCCGACGGCCCGCCAAGCCCGCGATCGGGCCCGAAAGGGGCCCGGATCTTGGCCgaacagtacgccgccaccacccctcccgaccgccgctccgccgccaacgACGGCGCGCCGCGCCTCCTTCCACCCGACACGCGGATACCACGCCGCCGCATCGACCGCCGAAGGCCGAGGCGCACCGCCACGGGTCGCCCCGCGCCGCGCCGTGGCTCCGCGCTCGCGGGGAaaggccgcccgccgccgccggcaccgcacaggcaacgcccggcggcccgcgccggcggcggcgcagagaGGGAGGGGGAAGAGAAGGCTgggaggcgcggcggctagggttcgcccctGCTCGCCCGCGCGGGGGGCGAGAGGAGCGAGGCGTGCGTGCTATTCCACCTTTCAGCCTCTCATGAATGAAATTTATGTTGGAATTAATTTACAAGCCTCCCAACATTTTTTTTCCCAAACCATGTCTAACTGCTCCAACATACTCACAGGCGAGTCAAGTCTTGAGTTTCAGTTCAGACAGCTCGATCGATCGACGTGCTGACATGGCTAGACAGGCGAACAACGACCTCAACTACAGACGGAGCGGCCACGTGGACAAGTCAAGCCAGCCAGGCATGCTGCCAAGCCAACAAACAGCACGGCCCAACAAAACTCTGAGATAAGAGCTGCAAGGAGAGACAATGGTGCAGGGCACGCAGAGGAGACGTCCCGGGATAATTGTACGGATCAATTAAGCTCTCAGCTGATCCATAATGGTAGCTGCGCCGCACGGCCGGCGACGATTACCCAATACCCATACATGATTGTGTCGTGAAGACGGAGCTAtggccctcccctccctcccatCAAGAAAACTGCTCCGAAGCCAGGCACCGAGCTAGTGTTTTAAAACTCGAATTGTTGTTCACATAATTGGAGCATATAGGAGCTAGGGAAGTAGTAGAAGGATGGATCTTGGCTTTATCCTCGTTCACACAAATTTTAAAACTCGAAATGTTGTTCAAATTCCACTAGTTTAGATTATTTTGGGGATAAAGAATTTCATTAATTAATAGTGAAATATGGATTATATCACACGCATAGAGCGCCACGATGGAAATCAGACCATGAAGATTCCACTTCTTGCACCGTCATATCGACCGAGCTAGTTTGTGGGCTATCTATTACATCGTTTCTTCGTCTTGTGCAATTGCACATCAATTATTTTTTTTGCCGTAGATACTCGTCATCTCTTGAAACATAGGATTCCGGAAAATTATGTTAGATGTGCTAAGAAGACAACATGAATTGCATGCAGTTTCATACCCCCTTTGGTATGCATTCCGAAACAAGGAATCGAAGGAAGAAATATATAATTTTGTGTATCGATTAATACAGAAGCTGGGTTATCTTAGTTTCCAAGAAAATGAATATGGAAGAAGAGTTGTGAACTCAGATGTCTAATATATCATGCTTATTTTGTTCCCATGGGGAAGATATCCCATGGTTGTTGACGACGACGTGCCATCTAAATATGCGCAATTTTTATCTATTTCCAAAATAGGAAAGCCCCGGTTTTGTTGCTTAAGGCAAGTTTTACTCGTCGCTTAATTAATCTACTAGAGAAATGCCTTTTCAATCCGCTACCATCATTGCCGtgcttgaaacaaacaaaagacgATTGTGTCTTGTCACGTTGTGTAAGGTGTGCTTGAGGATACAAAAGCACGCTATTATGATGAGGAGGCTGCATGAGAACGAACTTGTGATTGCGTGGTTAGAAGGGCAGTGACACCCCTAATCTATCAGAGTACAAATTATATGTTTAACACTTTCATGTCTCGTAAAGGCGAAATATTGTTCAGTGAAAGACGACGTTCTCATCGATAATCTCGAAACCCGTCGAATCAAATTTCTTAAATTCATTCTCTTGAAGGTACTCATATAAGTACGGTGTGGGTACATCCATGAGACATCCGTAGTATTCCATCTCATTGAAAGGAGTCTACACATTAAAATGCGTCTAGAATCATACTTGGACAAATATGGCAGAAAGTTGCATTGGTTAATTTGAAACGGAACCGGTAATAGCCAGCCGTAATCCACCATCGTGATTTACCCAGGAATCACGAGCTAGCTAGCGCCGCGATCACGAGCTTCGTGTTGGTCGCCTCACAAGTCACGACTCACGAGTAGCATCGGTAAactagtaaccggtgcacgagctcTCTGCTGGTAGCTGTTGCCTCAAGTGTTAAACTACACGGAAGCCGAGTTAACCCGATGGATGAGCTGATCTGTTCGAGATTAACAATGTGCGGGCTGATGAATCGATGATCTCAGCATACGTGCTGCCGGGACTGTTTGGTGACCTTAGCCTGTCATCACCCACTTCTAGTGACCTCAACTTATGACATAGTACTCACACTATTGCGTTTTAGCAAAGCTCCCACGGGCAAGTTAGGCGCTCTAGTTATGTACACCTAACTTCTGCAACAACGCTGTATCCTAGTgaaattacggatgcacacaattttttttaaaaagaaaaattacaataaaaGAAAGTTTCGCCATAGTGATCACTTTCTTGTAGCagtggcatcatcatcatcaagacaacaccagaagtctAGCTACTCCAAAAACGACCCCTCGAAGAAGAAAACAATGTATAAGCGTcgccgtcgcccgatcaaagatcttagatttcaACCCTGAAGAAAGTTTTCGCTCccaaaaacaatgccttcaacaagaccatTGTTAGGCATAACCAATTAAGATCAAATGTTAGATTTTTATCCTAAAAGGTAAGACTTTAAACTTCTTAAGTGATGTCACCCTTACTTGCGATGCTGCNNNNNNNNNNNNNNNNNNNNNNNNNNNNNNNNNNNNNNNNNNNNNNNNNNNNNNNNNNNNNNNNNNNNNNNNNNNNNNNNNNNNNNNNNNNNNNNNNNNNAATCGAATATGTATGTACCATGTCTAGTGCCATGTAGCTATTTCACAGGGAATATTTTATGTGTCTTGTTCTACGAACGTCGTTGAAATGGCACGATGTAATGTTGGTTGATATACTTTCTAGTCTTGTTATTGCTACGAAATTGAAGCAAACTCAATACAGACTAAGAGAATCCAGCGGCGAGCCTCAGCCGGCATCCCAAAGAGCTACTGGACCCCTGGACAAAAAATTCGCACCTTACCACACATCTCAAACACTGTCCGACACACTCCAATAGCCCATTGGGCGTCTCCAGGCTGCCCCAACCCACATTTGCCTTGGTTGGCGCGTTGGACATGAGTCGTCAGAGACGTTTGTAGGTGGTAGGCCACACCTATCATAGATCGAGGCTGTCAACTTTTATTAATGGTGGTAACGGTTCCCTAGTTGAAGGCAGATGTGacgtctcgttgccactaggccTTCCCACGTGGCATCGTCCACTCCTTCccgctctctctctccctcgctcCATGCCTTGAGCCGGCGGACCCGGACCAGACGCCGCTGCTCGCCTCATGCCCTACGACGAGCAGTCTAGTCTAGTCTCGGTTTTAGTTTAAGTTAAATCTTAATTAAAGTTTGTAACATATaaaaaatttaaataaaattttaaatttatgTTGGATTTGAGAATTCGTTTGGAGGAAGCGGTTGGGTAAAGACGTCGCGAAAGACGGTAACCCATGCTGACGCCTTTGTTCGGTCCGTTTGAGGGACGCCGCTCGAGATAGAACGGAGGGAAGAGAGCCAGAGTGAATtggcttagactgctcatagtgggagtaacatagctactaacatcacacatctcaaggcattttggtgacatggcatgcgaataaatgaagaaagagagtgaggtggtaactagctatgttacaaaaacataataaatgacataatgcatgacaccatatataagttactacccactatgaaggtagtaacctcgaCTAATAATATGGCAtacgttactagtctaagttactccccactatgagcagccttagaaaaagaaaaaagagatgcTGTGGCACATGATTTTATATCGTGGAAAAGAAGGCTGCCTCGTAGTTTGAAGTGACTTTACGTGCATGTTTAATTTCCTGTCGATGaagtgatgtttttttttttttttttcgaaacgaAGTGAAGTGATGAATTAGGGAGTTGTATTTATTTGGCTTCACAGTGAGACTCCACCGCGCGCGGTTCAAAGATACGAAATGCAGAAGTGACGTTAATTCAAAGATTGGAAATGCAGGAAAACAGTGACGCGTGCACATTGCGTGGCAGCAAAACCGAACCACAACAGCGTATAGTGGCGTGGCGGCAGGGatacgaggacgacgacgtcggACAATCAGATCTGCAGATGTTAGCATCAATCTCCTCTGCTTTTTTGAAGCAACCGCAACCCCGCCCCGCCCCAAGCTTGCATGCGTGCCCGCGATCGGTGCGGTGGCTCGATCAGTCACCGGACACCCGACTCCCGCGGCCCCGGAGCAGGGCAAAAAGAGGAGCGCACGGACTCGCCGCCTCCTAACCAACCAACCACCCTCGCCGCGCCGAGAAGGGCAACCCGTCCAGACCACGGCACGGCACGCGCCATCTTCTTTGCCGCCTTAACCGGGCGTACGCACGGAGGCACGGGCAATGCGGCCGGCCGCCACCCACGGCGATGGGTCTCTTTGACGGCCTCTTCTCACGCCGGCGCGGCGACGGCAGCAGGACGGACGGCGCGGCACCGTCGGCGGCCATGGACGAAAGCGCGGCACCGGCCATGGacgacgcagcggcggcggcgtcgtcgtcgcagcAGCACTGCGGCATCCCTCCCCTCTCGCCCACCGCCGCCTCCGTCGTCGACCGATGCGCGCGGTCCGTATATCTGATTCTTTCTTTCCCCTGGATTCTTGGGACTGACTGACGGGTCGAACGTTTGTGCGGCAGGATCGCGGGCGTGCCGGTGGAGCAGCTGGTGCGGCGGTTCGAGCCGGAGCAGCCGACCCCGCCTACGCCGCCGCTCGCCTACGCGAGGAGCCTGGTGGAGTACTGCTCCTACGTCGCCCTGCGCGCCGAGACCAGGCGCCGCCACGACCACCTCGGCGACAAGGAGTTCCACTCCCTCACCTACGACATGATGCTCGCCTGGGAGGCGCCCGACCAGGAGACGGAAGCAGAGTTACAGGTCCGCGACAATGATCGATGGCACCACGCAATTCAGGTTCAGTCACTGATCAGGATTGACGGTTCTGTCGTTGCAGAAAGCGGCATTCAGCGGGGACGgcacggacgacgacgacggcggatcCATATTCTACTCTAGCCCCACGCAGATGGCAATTCAGGTCATTTCATCGCCTCTCGACCACAGTTTCTTCTTCATCTTGGCAAAGGAACTGTGAGCTGTGACTGATTTGTGGATGGATAATGGAACGAATGTGTAGGTTGACGGGAGGAGGACGGTCGGGCCGGAGGCGTTCGCCAAGATCGCCCCGGCCTGCCCCGCGGTGGCGCACCCCATCACCGTCCGCAACCTCTTCGACGCACTCACCAATTCCACCGGCGGCAGGCTCCATTTCCTCATCTACCACAAGTACCTCAATAGCCTAGACAAGTATGCCATCATGTTATCTGAACAACATTCAGTTTCATTTCTGAACAAAATTCTGTCACTTCCACCACGTACCACATTTTTGTGCGTGATCACCTCAATGTGACAACTCCCTCGTTCCCGCCAGGGTGCTGAGCTCCGCGAGATGCATGTCAGGCGGGCACAAGGCGCCCGATCTCGACCTCTTGGACGGTGAGGTGGTCCTCGACATCTTCGGCGCCGCCACCACGCAGCCGGTTCTCCAGCACATCGGGACTTCCACGTGGCCTGGTTAAGCATTTTCCCTATGGTAAATTTGTGCTTCGGCGCTGCTGATCCGTGCTGCTTCACGAGTTTCTTAAGGGTGATCCGTCAACTATCTTGCAGGGAGGCTCACGCTCACGAACCACGCCCTCTACTTCGAGGCCATCGGTGTCGATTTCTCCTACGGGGACGCCGTCGTGTACGATCTGGCCAAGGACCTGAAGCAGTGCGTGAAGCGCGAGTCCACCGGCCCGTGGGGCGCTCACCTCTTCGATAAGGCTGTTATGTACAAATCTAGCTCCATGTGAGTGAGTCTCTAATGATCATACAATGACGGCATTTCTCAGTTCATTCAAGAAGCTGTGCTTGCTAACACACTTAGTTCCGGTACCGATCGACAGAAGCGAGCCAGTGTTCTTTGAGTTCCCCCAATTCAAAGGCCACAGCCGCCGGGACTACTGGTTCGCAGTCATCAAGGAGGTGCTGCACGCACACAAGTTCATCAGGAGGTACAAGCTCGCCAACTTCCAGAAGGCGGAAGCACTTTCCGTCGCGACGTTGGGGATCCTCCGGTACCGCACCGTAAAAGAGGGGTTCCACATACTGCCGGCGTATTTCAAGACCACCCTGGCCTTCAACCTGGCAGAGAAGCTGCCCAAGGGGGACAAGATACTGGAGGCACTGTACGGCCAGCTGAAGCAGCATTGCTCAAGGTTCAGAGGGAGTGATGACTTGGCAGCACAGAGCAGTTCCGATGATCTGACGCTCGTTGATCCGTTCCCTCTGTCGGCGCATACACTTGTGAGGATGGGCTTGCTGACACTGAAGGAGGAGGACAATCCTGAAGAAAGGGATTTTACTGCGGGAGATGTACAGATTGGAGGAACTAGCTCTGTCCAAATGGCACTGGAGCGATCAGTTGGGTATTCTGGTAGAGTGGAGGCAGCACGCGCTACGCTCGATCAGGTCAAGGTGGAGGACATAGACACGAATGTTGCTGTCCTGAAGGTATTGCTAAAAATAATTCATCTGCCACTAGTTTATAATCATGCAAAAACCTTTTTAAGTAATAAcgcgcatatatatatatatatatttttatatcATGCAAATACTTGAAATCAGATACTGGAACAAACACTGAAGATTTCAGTTAAAATGGTCCGTGTAGACAAGTAGAACACTAAAATTCCATTTATTACTCTGCATTTTTCAGTTTGTGTTATAGGGACTGGTTTAAGACATGATTTGTCTAAGTAATGTCTGTTGATTTCCTCTTGACATGCAGGAATTATTGTTTCCTTTGATTGAAGTAGGCAAAAGGCTTCTCTTTTTGGCCGAGTGGGAAGATCCACTCAAATCCTACGTCTTCTTGCTCTGTTTCCTCTACATAGCTTACAAGTAATTTTCATTGTCCATGACCATATATAATGTTAAAGCTGAACATTTTTGTAATATTCCTTTAAGATAGTTGTTGTGATTcttttatttatatatatatatatgaaatatGTAGAGGCTTTATATGGTACATGGTCCCTGGATTTTTGCTCGGCTCCACTGGTTTCATGCTATGGAACAAGTACCATGGGGACATGCAGCTGATCGAAGCATTTGAAGTCACAACTCCTCCTCGACGACGAACCGTCGAACAACTCCTTGCTCTGCAGGAAGCCATCTCGCAACTTGAGGCACACGTGCAAGCTGGGAATATATTTCTCCTCAAGCTCCGGTCCCTCATGCTTGCAGCATTCCCTCAGGTTACCTGATCCACTCTTGAATCCAAACTACTATTCAGTACATGTTTTGTTGAATTTGTTGTAAAGTCTGATGCTGGCAAGGGTTATTGTACCAGAGCACGAACAAAGTTGCGGCAGCGATGATCACCGCGGCTACAGCATTTGCGTTTCTGCCATTCAGAAGTATACTCCTGTTCATTCTGCTAGAGACTTACACGAGGCATATGCCAATGAGGAAGAAGAGCAGCGAGAAGCTGGTGAGGAGGTTGAGAGAGTGGTGGCTCAGGATCCCAGCTGCTCCTGTACAGCTCTTGAGGCCTCATGAGACCACAAGATGGAGATCGAGGTTGAGATCGAGATAAAACAAATGCTAAAAGTTTACATTGTCTTGTACACCAGTTTTTGTAGTTTTAGAAATGTTGATATTATACCTACAACATGAGTTAAAAAAGATTACTAAGAAAAATGTGACAGAGACTTTTGCCTAGTGTTAACCATTTGTGGGGGGTAAGAGACTATTTCCCATGTTGATGACCCATCACAACctttttttgacatttctaatGAATTACATATGAAATTCAGAACTTGGTTGACAATTCAATCCGGTGATTAGAGCATCAATACCATTTGTGCATGATGGCAAATTATGTTGGTTTTGTGAgcagataagaaaacaaattaatTCACATTTACATAGTTTTTCTAGAATAAATAAAAAAAATGGTTTTAACCACAATAAGTCTTGTTTAATCAACTAAATTTTCTAATCCACTTAGCCAAAAGTAactctttgtttttcttttttatgaGCAAATTGAATGATTTTATCAACATGCAAACAAAAGAAATACTATGCTAGAAGGAGGGAGCCAATTTTTTGTTAGAGTACTAATAAAGGGAAACAACTTCCCTCACCAAGTGCTAGTGCTTGAGTATTTCAATCCTAGCTAGACAAGGAATCTAAATTTTATTACTCTCTCCGTCCAAGAAATAAGTGACTTAACTTTatttagatacggatgtatctacacattaaAAACACGTTTAGATACAATAACATACAAAGTCAAGTCACTTATTtttaacagagggagtatattgcAAGAGTGCCATTTTGAAATTGTGTATGAAGCATGCAAGCATAATCGACTTGTTAACCGATCCAAAAGAACATGAGGGCAAAATTGGCAAAAAATATCTACATGAATAATAGCCATGAGTGAGGGTGAGCCGAGGAGACTAGAGGGGGAAAATGCGTATAGGTATCTAATGTGCATACACTCTATATTCTCTATTTAATTACACATAAGTAAATAAATATGATACGTAAACCTACCAATTATTACACTTATACGAGCTCTAGAATTCTTGGTGAAGATAACTATAAAAATACAAAAGATTGGTATGCTCTAGAATTCTACACCAGCACATCTTGAAACACTGAATGGAGACACCACATATAAACATGCAATAATACTTCCATGCAGCATAAAATAATATTGGTAGATTGTTTTTTCTTAGTTTGTGTTTTCTTGAATACATATACAAATGTACTATATATAGCAAGGAATAATATCTTAAATGTATGGGACCATTCCTATCCAAattactaaattgtgtgactaaCTGTATTTCATTTTGCACATCCGGATTTAGAACAAGGATTGTTGAAACTAAAGTTTTATAAACATGATTATCGTTATTAATATTTAACAATTTCATATGTAATAAGATAAGATCGAATAGAAAAATGTGTATGTTAAAGTATACATGAAATTGACATATATTTAATAACATGACAATATTTAATAAAATTATTCGAGAGACACTCATTATTATTCTCCCAAACCATGGCTAGGTagatatttaaaataaaatatgacaTGCAAAATTGCATGAAGCCCACAAGAAAAACAGGAAAACATATGAAGAATGAGAAAaccaaatgataaactatatgagTGATGCCTCTGCATTAGAGAAACGGCGGTCTCTACACGGCCCCGAGCATACTATACTCTCTGAGTCAACAACCCAAGAATAGGAAACAAATTTAGCTGGCGACAATGAAGGCCACAAAAGGCGACATCGCAGACAGAGGTGAACCAGCATAAAAATTTCTCAATGTCCACATATATAATC includes these proteins:
- the LOC124679489 gene encoding uncharacterized protein LOC124679489, which encodes MGLFDGLFSRRRGDGSRTDGAAPSAAMDESAAPAMDDAAAAASSSQQHCGIPPLSPTAASVVDRCARIAGVPVEQLVRRFEPEQPTPPTPPLAYARSLVEYCSYVALRAETRRRHDHLGDKEFHSLTYDMMLAWEAPDQETEAELQKAAFSGDGTDDDDGGSIFYSSPTQMAIQVDGRRTVGPEAFAKIAPACPAVAHPITVRNLFDALTNSTGGRLHFLIYHKYLNSLDKVLSSARCMSGGHKAPDLDLLDGEVVLDIFGAATTQPVLQHIGTSTWPGRLTLTNHALYFEAIGVDFSYGDAVVYDLAKDLKQCVKRESTGPWGAHLFDKAVMYKSSSISEPVFFEFPQFKGHSRRDYWFAVIKEVLHAHKFIRRYKLANFQKAEALSVATLGILRYRTVKEGFHILPAYFKTTLAFNLAEKLPKGDKILEALYGQLKQHCSRFRGSDDLAAQSSSDDLTLVDPFPLSAHTLVRMGLLTLKEEDNPEERDFTAGDVQIGGTSSVQMALERSVGYSGRVEAARATLDQVKVEDIDTNVAVLKELLFPLIEVGKRLLFLAEWEDPLKSYVFLLCFLYIAYKGFIWYMVPGFLLGSTGFMLWNKYHGDMQLIEAFEVTTPPRRRTVEQLLALQEAISQLEAHVQAGNIFLLKLRSLMLAAFPQSTNKVAAAMITAATAFAFLPFRSILLFILLETYTRHMPMRKKSSEKLVRRLREWWLRIPAAPVQLLRPHETTRWRSRLRSR